From the genome of Hymenobacter cellulosilyticus, one region includes:
- a CDS encoding NAD(P)-dependent oxidoreductase, producing MRKVTLGIICEGKNPPDKRVPLTPKKCVEAQSTFPGLTVVVQESPVRSYSDQEYRDLGIQVSPHMNQCDILMGVKEVPVAQLIPDKTYLFFSHTVKKQPANRELLRAILQKNITLIDYEMLTNANGERIVAFGRYAGIVGAYNGLLTYGRKHELYRLKPAYQCVDMDDMQEEFFKVKKLPPIKIAVTGSGRVAQGALEVLDRMGIRKVSVYDYLYLDFKEPVYAQLRSSDYNARIDGRVWDTPDFHRNPQLYKSTFDKFLPVTDLLIACAYWHPTAPKLFEEEDTRNPEFRINTIADVTCDVNGSIPCTKRSSSIQNPLFDYNPQTGELEEPCSRAGNITMMAVDNLPCELPRNASRDFGRQLLDNVFPHLLSDDADEVIERATIARGSQLTERYQYLSDYVAD from the coding sequence ATGCGAAAAGTGACCCTTGGCATTATCTGCGAAGGCAAGAATCCGCCGGACAAACGCGTGCCCCTGACGCCCAAAAAGTGCGTGGAGGCCCAAAGTACCTTTCCCGGGCTGACCGTGGTGGTGCAGGAAAGCCCCGTGCGCAGCTATTCCGACCAGGAATACCGCGACCTGGGCATTCAGGTAAGTCCCCATATGAACCAGTGCGACATTCTGATGGGCGTGAAGGAAGTGCCGGTAGCTCAACTGATTCCGGACAAGACCTATCTGTTCTTCTCGCACACTGTGAAAAAGCAGCCCGCCAACCGGGAGCTACTGCGGGCCATTCTGCAAAAGAACATTACCCTGATTGACTACGAGATGCTGACCAACGCCAATGGGGAGCGGATTGTAGCCTTCGGGCGCTATGCCGGCATCGTGGGGGCGTATAATGGGCTGCTGACCTACGGCCGGAAACACGAGCTCTACCGCCTCAAGCCCGCCTACCAGTGCGTGGACATGGACGACATGCAGGAAGAGTTTTTCAAGGTCAAGAAGCTGCCGCCCATCAAGATTGCCGTAACCGGCTCGGGCCGCGTGGCCCAGGGCGCCCTGGAAGTACTCGACCGGATGGGCATCCGCAAGGTCAGCGTGTACGACTATTTGTACCTGGACTTCAAGGAGCCCGTGTACGCCCAGCTGCGCAGTTCCGATTACAATGCCCGCATCGACGGCCGGGTGTGGGACACCCCCGACTTCCACCGCAACCCGCAGCTGTACAAGAGCACGTTCGACAAGTTTCTGCCCGTGACGGACCTGCTCATTGCCTGCGCCTACTGGCACCCCACGGCCCCCAAGCTGTTTGAGGAAGAGGATACCCGCAACCCGGAATTCCGCATCAACACCATTGCCGACGTGACCTGCGACGTAAACGGCTCCATCCCGTGCACCAAGCGCAGCAGCAGCATTCAGAACCCACTTTTTGACTACAACCCGCAGACCGGGGAACTGGAAGAGCCTTGCTCCCGTGCTGGCAACATCACCATGATGGCCGTAGACAACCTGCCCTGCGAGCTGCCCCGCAACGCCTCCCGGGACTTTGGTCGCCAGCTGCTCGACAACGTGTTTCCCCACCTGCTCAGCGACGATGCCGACGAGGTGATTGAGCGGGCTACCATTGCCCGCGGCAGCCAACTCACCGAGCGGTACCAGTACCTGAGTGACTACGTAGCCGACTAA